CTCTGCCACATCTTCCTCCTCTTCACCTGGGTTGAATgactcatctgaaaaagggcaCAGGATGCATCAGCTTCTGCCCCAATGGAAATCCCCCCACCTCACCCAGGCACCCAGCTCTGGCCCAAGGGTGAGTCCAACCCGGGCCACAGCGAGGAGCGTCTGACCATCCTCGTGCTCAGCACGGAGGCTAACCCACCGGTTTCTTCTCCTGAGTCATCGCTGCTGTCATTGGCATTCTCCTCCCGGATCTTGCCTTCCTCCTTCATCCTCTCCAAGTAGGCATCATGCTGGTCCTCATCAGAGTCAGCATATTCATCGTAGCTTGGGTTCATGCCCTAGCCAGGGAAGAGTTCACAGTGGGGCCAACTCACCCTCGAGCCAGAATCCCTGCACACTCAAAAGCACACCCCCATGCCTGTCAAGTCAGAGCAGCAGCTCCCAGAAGACCTGGGGCTGGATTGTCCACACACAGCCAACGTGCAGGGCCTACGCCCAAGTACTTCCTGCCAACTGGGTTAGTCCAAGCCCCAAgcccctccctctcccagccccactgGGGGCTCCTGAGGGGCTGCATAGACTGGTCTAAGGTCATGCAGAGGAAACCTGCACCAGGAGGGGGAAAGGGTCACACGCACCTCTTTTTTCTATAAGggtaagaagagaagaaagagtgaaAAAGAAGCCGGAAAAAATCTCCACCCCTTTCTCCCCTATAGAAAGACCAGGAGAGGGTCTCATCCTCCCCACACAGAAGTACCTCTTTCAATCCTCGGTTtttgatgttgagctttttcgcGTTGACAAAATCAAACAGTTTCCCATACTCCTCCCTGTGAGGGGACATGCACCATGTTACCAGAGAGGTAGTGCCAACACAGGGGCACACTAAACAATGTTCTGATTCCATGAGCTGGGGTAGACTGTGGAGCCTGGAGCTCTTGACTATGCTACCCAACCCAACAGCTTAGAAACCCCCAGAGGACAGCAGTAAGGCAGAGCCAGAGCCACACATTAGTCCTGAAAGAACTGCATGGCTTTGAAGAACTCTGggaaagaaaaggcagggaagggTGCGCATCTGTTTACCAAATAAGCTCAGAGGGGAGTAAGTTGGGGCAGGGGATGTGGTCATCTTTTTTCATACTTCACAAGGTTGATATGAGGATTACAGGTGAAGATGCTTATAAAACGTTTAGTCCACAGTGAGCACTCAATAAGCATTAGCCGCTATGTTCTCAGGCACAAAGCTCATTCCAGGAAAGAAAGAGATAGCATTTCCATCATGGTGGGGAGTGGAGGAGAAAAAAGACCAGTAGCGAAGACATATAGCTTTCAGAATAcggaaaaagttttttttgttttgttttgttttgtttttttaatgaccaGAAAGAAAGCAATGGAGAGGTTTCTAAAGTCTGAGCACTCCAGGGAAAAGGACCAAATCCTGATgtagcaaaagaaaaattctgcTCTAGGGTTGGAGAGTGCCCCAGGCCACGCCAGCCTTCCTAGACAAAGCTGGCTCGGGACCAGGATGCCCAGGAAGTGACAGGTGGAGGTTCTCACCTCTCAATGCTGCTGAAGGTATACTGAGTGCCCTGCTTGGTCTCAATTTCAAAGTCAAAGGAACGAGTAGTAGTGGTACCACGAGCAAAGTTGACAAAGGAGATCTCATCGAAGCGGATGTGCACAGGTGGCTTGTGGACGTAGATGAAGCCCCGCTCCAGCGGGTAGAGCAGTCCTGAGCTTGCCTTGTAGGAACAGGTAATGCACTGGGCCCCTGAGTGCCTGACAGAGGGTGCAGGGAGCCTGGTTAGTGCCAACCTCAGCAGAGGCAAAGGGCGTATCTAGCAGCAGCGACATGAGTGCTCATGTCCTCGACTAAGTAAACCTCACTGAGCTGTTCTGACAGAGGCGCTGGCACCTATTGTGACAAAGGTCCCATCCAGGCCTCTAAGAGGCCACATTCCCATCTCAGGAAGGGTTTACCAAGGAGACACGGTATTTCCCATACCCAGGCAGGGCAGGATCCCAGGCCCACACTCTCACCCTTGGAAGTTGCCTGGCACTGTGATCTTGCGGTTCACCAGTGCTTTCATGACCCGGCTGACCATCTCATAGAGGGATCCTGACATGTTCTTGGTGAGCCGACCCTCAAAGCGCTTCTCCACTTCTTCCCTACAAAGAAAGCAAGGTGAGGTCACAACACTACTGCCTTCTAATGGCACACCTGTCTCCTGCCTGGACAGTGGTAGGAAACGAGTCCAGGGAGACACTCACTCGTTCATGTTCAGAGTCAACGAAATGTCCTCGTCCTTGGAGAAGAGGAGGATCAGGAAGTGGTAGCGAGTTTGGCCTTGCTTGATTGGGGGATCCAGGCTGATCTAGTAAGGAAGAGTACTAATTGACACTCTACAACAACTTGCAATTAACCAACATAGAATTCTGCACACCAGTGAGATCCATCTACTTAACACTTAGGCAAAAACCAGGATTATCCAGCCATAGGGGTTTCTGCTTACCACAAAGAACATCTGGCGCTGGTCCTTGTGGGGTAACAAAAACAGACGCAGTACTGTGGTGTAGGGGATCTTGTAGTCAAAGGTCTTGCCATGCAGGTGCAGAAAGGTGGGGTAGATCCGAATGTCATAACGACCACGAGGAGTCAGACACTGCAGCTCCCGGAAGATGCAGATGGCATCTCCCGTGGCCTGGATTACATCCGCCTTTGACAACACATTCTGGGCAAAGGCCTGCAAAAGCACATATTGGTAACCAAGCAGCAGGCCCTGCTCCCAGGCCAGCCAATGCCTGCTCAGCACCATCTGCTGCCAAGGCAACCAGGGGAAGCCTCACCTCAACAGGGTCCACACCATCCTCCTGGGTGGGTGGGACGTAGAAGCGCACCTCCATGAGAGACACCTCTGCGTCATCGTTTTGGTGGAATTCCAGTGTCACCTCATTCTTGCCTGTGGTGCACTGGGACACATTGCTGAGGGGTATCTCAAAGACTGGCTGGTCACCAATGTCAAAGGAAAGCAGCTGCCCTGTGAGGAAAGGGCTTATCCAGCCACAAGCTCCTCCCCTTAAGTCTGCATAAGCAATATTCCCACCAAACTGAGTTCCACAGAGACAGGATACTGCGGTTAGTCTGTTTAGACTATaaccccaaccccaggcagtatactgtaggtactcaataaacacATGATGAACATGCAAATAGATAGGAAACCAGAGACAGTGGCAGAGGGAAAAGAGCAAAACAAGTAAAAGGCTGAAACCCTTCACCCTATCTTCCTCCCCAAACCTCAGTCTTCCCCAGGACTCACCACCAAATTTCACTGTCCCCCAGTTCCAGCCCTTCACACAAAGGTCCTTCTCCATTAGCTCAAGGCGATAGTGAGTTTTGAAGAAATCAGAGAGTTTCTCAAACTCCTGTGGGTGGAGGGAAGAAAGCACAATCCCAGTAAACCTTGGTGGCCTTAACACCGACTTGAATGTCCTGGGATTAtctatttctgagaaactgccccAAATAGGCTTTATAAGAAATCCATGCTGACTTAGCAACCCAGCTCATGGTAAGATTGTTGAAAGAGATTGCTTC
This genomic window from Pan troglodytes isolate AG18354 chromosome 9, NHGRI_mPanTro3-v2.0_pri, whole genome shotgun sequence contains:
- the SSRP1 gene encoding FACT complex subunit SSRP1, producing MAETLEFNDVYQEVKGSMNDGRLRLSRQGIIFKNSKTGKVDNIQAGELTEGIWRRVALGHGLKLLTKNGHVYKYDGFRESEFEKLSDFFKTHYRLELMEKDLCVKGWNWGTVKFGGQLLSFDIGDQPVFEIPLSNVSQCTTGKNEVTLEFHQNDDAEVSLMEVRFYVPPTQEDGVDPVEAFAQNVLSKADVIQATGDAICIFRELQCLTPRGRYDIRIYPTFLHLHGKTFDYKIPYTTVLRLFLLPHKDQRQMFFVISLDPPIKQGQTRYHFLILLFSKDEDISLTLNMNEEEVEKRFEGRLTKNMSGSLYEMVSRVMKALVNRKITVPGNFQGHSGAQCITCSYKASSGLLYPLERGFIYVHKPPVHIRFDEISFVNFARGTTTTRSFDFEIETKQGTQYTFSSIEREEYGKLFDFVNAKKLNIKNRGLKEGMNPSYDEYADSDEDQHDAYLERMKEEGKIREENANDSSDDSGEETDESFNPGEEEEDVAEEFDSNASASSSSNEGDSDRDEKKRKQLKKAKMAKDRKSRKKPVEVKKGKDPNAPKRPMSAYMLWLNASREKIKSDHPGISITDLSKKAGEIWKGMSKEKKEEWDRKAEDARRDYEKAMKEYEGGRGESSKRDKSKKKKKVKVKMEKKSTPSRGSSSKSSSRQLSESFKSKEFVSSDESSSGENKSKKKRRRSEDSEEEELASTPPSSEDSASGSDE